TTGCATCAACATCACAGTATGCAGTAAATGTATTACCCTCCACTGCGACCAAATCACCTTCAATGGTTACACTCGGCTGATCTATATTAATGAAATGTATCATATACAATTAATGTGCCATAATAAAACTAGCCAAACTTAAAATGGATAGCATTTTAGTTGTAAATTAATAGGAAATGTATGGATTATTTGTTTAAAGGACTTGCAGTTAAACATGGATCGAATCATTTACatgattgaaatacaatatatgataaGATCAGTTCTTAATTTGAATGTATTTCTGTAAAACAGCAACATAATTATGTTTGAATTGTTCAAAAGGTAACGTCAAATAAATCAGTTGAGACCAACACCCCCTTTataaataatactaataataaacacaaatttataaagCGCCTGATATCCATCAAAAGATGCCCTATGGCGCTCCCAGTTCACATGAATGCTCTTTGGAATAGATGAGTTTTGAGTTTGGCTTTGAAGATATCAACAGTAGGTGCGGTGCGAATGTCAATGGGGAGATGATTCCATAATGTGGGAGATGAGTGTGAGAATGACCGGTCTCCATATGATTTGAGTCTGGTCTTGGGTATGTGGAGTAGTTGTTTGTTGAACGGAGTGATCTGCCTGGATTACTTTGCTGAATGAGGTCGGAGATGTAATGTGGGGTCTTTAAATTTCCATGTAGCGCTTTATATGTGATCAGCAGGATTTTGAATTGGATTCTGTAAGTGACTGGAAGCCCCTTTGTCTATGGTCTAACGATTAGTTTAAAATATGTACTTTGATCAAAATTGTATGGATTAAACATTAGAAAATTACCACTTTAAGACAAATTAATGCTTACATTGAATATCCAGATAACGAGTTTCAGTGCCTGCTACCTCACTTCCATTCCAGAACGTAGTGTTTGCAATGCAGATGTAATTACCACTCTGGTGTCTGTCGATTTCCAGTAGTTCAAGTAGTGGTCCATCATGTGTACTGTTCATAGTTTCATCTAACCAGTGAATACTTGCAGCAGGGTTTGAATCGGCTGTACAGTTCGCAGTGAAATCTCTTCCCTCAACTTCGACAAAACGGTCTGTTGTGGTTACATTTGGGATATCTACATAGAAATAAGACATTTTGAGGTCATTATTTGATTGTTTCACACGGATACGTGTAAGAATAAATCGTTTGAAATTGAGGATGTGATTCCATTGACTTGATATACACAATAAAGGATTAATAATTAAGACAGTGATTTTATTTCCGATTTTGCTTTATTGTTCTGTTTATATTTGACCTCCATCTAGTGAAATTATTCAAAGCAATGGCAGCTAGACGTAGTTAAGTTACAAGACTGGATGAAATCAACTTGCCTGTATAGTTAGTAATGTGATACTAAGACAATAATTAACCTATGGACTATACATGTTCATTAAATCGATTAAATACTAACAATCTTCACAAATCTCCCATTgacaatatgaatattaatctAAACTCAACAATCGAATTAGCATtccttacattgtacatcaagaTATTGTGTATCAGTATCATTACCACCTGTACCATCCCAGAATAGATTGTCAGCAACATAGGTATAATAACCATCTTGTTGTCTCTGAATGTCTGCAATTACAATATTCCCTCCGTCAAACTGATTCGCCTTGTCGTCCAACCAATATATATCTGCAGTAGGGTTAGCATCTACATCGCAATATGCTTCAAATGTACTCCCCTCTATTACAGTAAAATGACCAATTATGGTCGCACTAGGCCAATCTGAAATCGAAGTgaagtaaatttgaaattacacaaTGCGATGATGGCGTAGGTGTGACTTAAAGAATTCAGGATTTGAGTTCACTGAACTTTATTTATAAAACGAATGATTTATAAGAAGAGATGAAATTACTTATTAAACTGTCAACTTTcagatttcattttaaaatgattgcttttcaaattttagtttaaaaagTCCCCTTTTCAAATGTTAGGTTAAAAATATCAGCTTACCGAGTGTTGGGTTGATTTCGTTTTACAATTGTACATAAATATAACTCAGATCTCAACCTTCAGTAAACATGAAGTTTTTGAAAGAttggtattataattataaatattatatcccttttaaatatttgtattattttcattgtgGTAACATGAAATAGTGTCTTCTTACATTGCACATCAAGGTAACGGGGGTCACTGCTCACACCTTCTCTTCCATCCCAAAACACATTGTTTGCATAGCAGGTATAATTACCACTGTGGTACCGGTCGATATCCAATAGTTCAAGTATTGGTGTGTCATGGATAGTGTCTGCTGGATCGTCATACCACTGTATGTTAGCTGTGGGGTTAGCTATAGCTGAACAGCTTGCGGTAAAATTCCGTCCTTCAATCTCGACAAAATGATCAGTTGTAGTTATATCTGGCAAATCTATCAAATTGAAAGATATTGTTGAAAAGAACAAGGATTCTGTCAGTAAATTAAACACACTTCAAATGTTATGTCAACACAGCATATCAAATTAACGGATCATTGCATGTATGTAAGATAATTGACAACGTTGGAAACTGGCATAATCTTGTTAATCCTAATAAAGGACCATTCGGATTAGGATTGGAATGTAGGTCGGAAACATTTTATCTGGCAGACCAATATAAATATTTCGCAGAGAACTGAGGAGAATGATCTCGTTATTAGCCGTTGTGGTCccctgataagataacactgtcATCATACACTTGCTATTTACAAATGTTAGGGCCGTTTGAAAACGATTACCTATTGAGTGGAACggaaatgtatgtattaatgtgTCTCTCTCCTGAAACTTTTTCAActccagtttttttttttaatgtgtgttCGTACACaattattaaaaataccaaaatCATGGATATTATAGTAATGTGTTGAATGCATTCAGATAACTTCAGATGATATTCCTGTACTTACATTGCACATCTAACTGGATTGTTGAAGAACCCGTACCAGTTCTATCATCAAGATAatcattttcaacaaaacaaGTATAGTCTCCCCAGCTGTCTCTTGAAACGTTCCGTAAAGTCAACTGACTACCATTGTAACGTTCGTTATAAGGACCTTTCCAATACCAATCGGTGATAGTAGGTGGATTTGAACCTTCTACAATGGAACATGACGCATGGAAGTCTTCTCCCTCTATCACTGCTTCCGTTGAATTATTAGATGTATCGACGATTGCTGGGTCTacagtaaaataattttaaaacaaCACTGTTTAGTTcgcatacatttatttatatgttCATTGCACTAAATACATATTGTACACGCAGTAAGGCGGgttaaaataattgtgtgtttccaatatgTTAATGCCTGAAAGAATAAGGTGGGTAGGTCCggattttgttttaattttatttcatctctATATTTGTGGGTTTTCTTTTTAACCTACAACCAAACGAAATCGCGATcggaataccccttctgtgaaagtttgatgaaatgtatattGGCATCACTGGGGAATTGCATGAAGGTCAGGAATTCGAAGATAAACAAATCATATTTCTGTCATcctaaatatttaaaattatttaacgACTTGTACAAAAAAGACGGAAAATCCGACTTGTTTCACCCATTCAATGACAAGGTAAAAGTATTTTCCTTATCTGTACCTCATTCTAATTAGCGGGCGGTCATGTTACTCACGTTACATTTAGTAATGTTATGACCTCTTTGTGTGAAAGCAATACATATGCCAagacatatttgatttaaagGAGGTTTACTGATAACACAAAGATATCTTTGATTTCTTACACTGAACAATTAAAGTGATATCTTCACCACAGTTTTCACCATACGCCTCTGATGCCGGCAGTGTTTCGTAGAGGAGACAACATCTCATTACAGTTCCATTATCTTCTTTCACAAACACATTATCCCAAATTAAAATCAATGTTGTGTCTTCAAAAACCTCTATGTTATCATCCCTTAACCAAACTAGTTTACCAGGTGGTACAGCCTTCTCTATTTTACAGTAGAATTCAATACTTTCTCCTTGCTCGATCACATTGGATGGAGTGTAGTTATAATATGGACCACTTTCTATTGCAAATGACATGGATTTGAAATTGGTAACTTGGTTATTGTTAGAGTTAACATATTGTTGTGATCATCATCTGTAGTAATGAATgtatgaatcaatcaatcaatcagtcaatcaatcaatcaatcaatcaatcaatcaatcaatcaatcaatcaatcaatcaatcaatcaatcaatcaatcagtcaatcaatcaatcaatcaataaatcaatcaattcacgaaggaacgaatgaatgaatgaatgaatgaattattcaattaattaattaatgtgtgaatgaatggatgaatgaatttgtttgtttatttacttatttatttatttattatttatttagttatttagttaTTCATTTGCTCGTGAACCATCAGGTTGCCACAAGTACTAGTAATGTTAATTGAAAAAagcaatattaataattaaactATTAACAACACACATAAACAGACAGATACAATTACACTTTCACAAAACAGGCAAAGTACTGataaaatgaattcaaataGGTAGTTACGTAAAATAGTAAAATCACTAAACATATCAATATCCTCCAGGTTGGTTAGAGTGTTGAAAATAATTAACCACGCAGTCCTAGCTATAGATAAAAGAGTGAATTTTACTATATTCGATTGAGGTGAAGGTTGTCTAAAATATCTACTCTGACGGAGATTAATTTATGGGACGTTTATGTGACTACGCGCAAGTACATCaggtacatacatgatacaccGAATTTATAAATTATCTTAATCAGAAACAGTGGAATTTTGACCTGGTCAGAAATGTTGGCAGACGAAATTCCTGACATGTCGTCATAATTATATCTTGGGTTGTCTAACCCtgaatgtaaacatatatatttgatacatttgtgTTGGACTCTTTCGAGTTTATATATTAACTTTAAATAAGGTGTGGTGCGACGACCAGACAGGCGAGCACTAATCCAGATGACTTCTAACAAAAGAAACGTCAAGGTTTATCAAAGCCTTGcaattacaattaaaatgtcTGAAAAGTCTTGGAAACAAGCTTACAAGTTAAAATGACACCGAACTATTTCACCATATCTGTCCAATtaattatatgacatttattaaatatgtaattaaacatggtaaaattacatttcatggtgAACGATATACAAGgacatttatttaaatttagtGATAACTTCCATTTTACCGACAGTTGTTGGTAACGTGAATCTTATACGCAAATTAGTTTAGTTTCAAATAATTATAATCGTAATTCTACTATGCCCAATAGACAATGGACAGATTAAGACTCACCTAATAAGTAAAGTGAGGGTTGGGACTCTACATTAGGACTACTCCATGCTATGCATTGGTAAAGTCCCTCGTGCTCTTCTGTTGTATTAATTATACCAAGACTGTATAAACCGGTTCCAAATGTTTCAAGTAAAACATGGTTATCTTCAAGTACAGAAGTTCCCTTTGTTATGTCATAATTTATAGGTAGCAATTTATTCCATTCTAGGTTCTCAAAGAACCaattttcaaatgaacaatTTAGTCGTATATTGTCTCCAAGCATTGCTATAGTATCTATAGGCTCTTCAGAAAAGGACAGTGAAGCTAGATGAAAGAGATAACAATAACCAGTAGTATCacaataattacattaatttagtttgtttttttaaattaaatctAAGGAGAAAGTGTCATTTGGCAGAAATCGATCATCTAGTCATCATAATGTCACAGTCATGAATTAATTATTATCTTTTCTTACAAATAGTACATATGCTTTATTAGATATATTGAGATAAAACATAGTATTTTGGTATTTTGGAAATACTTTGCAAATTATGATTAACGATGATtctaatacattttattttatcaattaaaatataTCCATACTTATCGTGGTAACAAAGTTTTGTATGATCAACGTCCTGATGACCAGGCGATAGAGCAACAGCATATTTCctagggggagagagagagagagagagagagagagagagagagagagagagagagagagagagagagagagagagagagagagagagagagagagagagagagagagagagagagagagagagagagagagacagacagagagagagacagagagagacagagagagagacacagacagagagagacacagacacagacagacagacagacagacagacagacagacagacagacagacggacggacggacggacggacggacagacagacagacagacagacagacagacagacagacatatagatacaggcagagacagagagaaagtgagagagagagaattcgACTTTGCTGTGAATGCTTATCGACTTTACATTTCGAATGTACATGCAACGTAAACaaacatatttaaatatttgagCCGAGTCATACAGCACACTCTTTAACACTAGAGTACCTCACTTCATCTGTTAGTTCTATAACTGCACCAATGAAGTGTTCCTACTGCCACCGTTAATAAATGATGGCCTCTATTGAAAATTGTAGTTCACCTgtcaatgtaatacaagt
This is a stretch of genomic DNA from Glandiceps talaboti chromosome 9, keGlaTala1.1, whole genome shotgun sequence. It encodes these proteins:
- the LOC144439996 gene encoding hemicentin-1-like; this translates as MSFAIESGPYYNYTPSNVIEQGESIEFYCKIEKAVPPGKLVWLRDDNIEVFEDTTLILIWDNVFVKEDNGTVMRCCLLYETLPASEAYGENCGEDITLIVQYPAIVDTSNNSTEAVIEGEDFHASCSIVEGSNPPTITDWYWKGPYNERYNGSQLTLRNVSRDSWGDYTCFVENDYLDDRTGTGSSTIQLDVQYLPDITTTDHFVEIEGRNFTASCSAIANPTANIQWYDDPADTIHDTPILELLDIDRYHSGNYTCYANNVFWDGREGVSSDPRYLDVQYWPSATIIGHFTVIEGSTFEAYCDVDANPTADIYWLDDKANQFDGGNIVIADIQRQQDGYYTYVADNLFWDGTGGNDTDTQYLDVQYIPNVTTTDRFVEVEGRDFTANCTADSNPAASIHWLDETMNSTHDGPLLELLEIDRHQSGNYICIANTTFWNGSEVAGTETRYLDIQYQPSVTIEGDLVAVEGNTFTAYCDVDANPTADIAWFFGGSQQHDDALLEITNIQRHQAGNYTCTGQNIFWDGTTGTDYEFHNLDVQYHPDVTIQDDNTNAIVIEGQEYMATCSVDSNPEADNIKWIYLGDDVIIDGLTLTIQSATKDQHGSVYTCQANNTFYTGDMGQDPAVVNITSNSTSLVLEGDNFYALCYIEQDGNPTDIRKWFWQGPNDEIYEGSWLILNNTTRHDNGKYACIVENDYRNGETGIGYSTLELNVHYHPVGREDMLKCKEEETVTVHCAVDSNPTPHGYEWTRNGIYLSNEAMLIIYEIQRTDSDNYYCTATNTLYDGTQGTGQGRTQITVQYSPELKDGLLVCTEGDDITIFCKVLDSNPDPYSFEWTKDEKHISNNSVLTIYNIDGTESGDYICTAKNRFYDDTEGVGQGLTQVIVQND